Genomic window (Ureibacillus composti):
TGATGAAATCGTTAAAGCTGCAGATGAAGACAAAATGAAATATTTACAAATCGGTATGGCACACCGTGGACGTTTAAATGTTTTAACACACGTTGTAAATAAACCATACGATATGATGTTTTCAGACTTTGCACACGTTCCAAATGATTTCTTCTTCCCAAAAGACGGCTCTTTAGAAATTTCTAAAGGTTGGACTGGTGACGTGAAGTACCATATGGGTGCTACACATACTAAGAATTCAGGAATGAAAGTGAAATTAGCTTACAATCCTTCTCATTTAGAAGTAGTAAGTCCGATTATTACAGGTTCAACTCGTGCTGCTCAGGAGGATACTACATCTTCAGGAACACCAAAATTTGATCCAAGTAAAGCTTTAGCTGTATTAGTTCATGGTGATGCTGCATTTGCTGGTGAAGGAATCGTTCAAGAGACTTTCAACTATGCAAATACAAACGGTTTCACAACTGGTGGATCAATCCACATCATTTCTAATAATATGATTGGATTCACAACTGAACATTATGATTCTCGTTCTACACACTATTCATCTGATGTTGCTAAAGGATATGGAGTTCCAGTAATTCATGTAAATGCAGATGATCCAGAAGCAGTAGTACAAGTTGCTCGAATCGCATTTGAATACCGTCAAATTTTCGGTAAAGACATTTTAATCGACTTAATTGGATTCCGTCGTTTTGGTCATAATGAAACTGATGACCCAACTGTAACGAATCCTTCAACTTATTTAATTGTTGCGAAACATCCTACTGTACGTGCAAGTTATGGAGAAAGATTAGCTACAGAAGGTATTGTAACTGCTGAAGAAGTTAAAAACTTAGATGATCAAATTTATGCTGAAATGCAAGCTTCTTACGATCATGTTAAAGAAGTTGGTGCTGAAAATGGCCACTTTGAAGTTGAAATGCCTGAAGAATTAAAATCAGGTTACCCAGAAGTTGACACAACAATTACTAAAGAAGATTTAAAACAAATTAATCAAGATTTATTAGCTTGGCCTGAAAGCTTCGAGCCACAAAATAAATTAGCTAAAATTTTAAATAAACGTGTAGATGCAATTGAATCTGGTAAAATCGACTGGGGTCATGCTGAAACTTTAGCATTTGCTGGAATTTTACGTGATGGTAACCCAATTCGTATTACTGGGCAAGATGCACAACGTGGTACATTCTCACAACGCCACTTAGTATTACACGATAAAAACAATGGTTCTGAGTACACACCATTACATCATATCTCTGGATCAAACGCATCATTTGCAGTTTACAACTCACCATTAACTGAGGCTGCAATCGTCGGATATGAATATGGTTATAATTTAGAAAATGAAAAAGCTTTATCAATTTGGGAAGCACAATTTGGTGACTTCGCAAACATGGCTCAAATCATGTTTGATAATTTCATTTCAGCTGCTCGTTCTAAATGGGGACAAAAATCTGGTTTAGTTCTTTTATTACCAAATGGTATTGAAGGTCAAGGTCCAGAGCATTCTTCTGCACGTATTGAACGTTATTTACAATTATCAGCGGAAAATAACTGGATTGTTGCAAACTGTTCAACTGCTGGAAACTATTTCCACTTAATACGTCGTCAAGCTAAAATGCTTGGAACAGAAGGAGTTCGTCCATTAGTAGTAACATCACCAAAATCATTACTTCGTCATCCTTTAGCTGCTGCTACAATTGAGCAATTATCTGAAGGTAAATTTGAAGAAGTAATTGAACAACCAGGATTAGGAACGGCTCCTAAGAAAGTTGAACGAATTGTCATTGGTTCTGGTAAAGTAATGATCGATTTAGCTGATCGTGTTAAAGAAGGCGAAGGTTATGAAAAACTTCACATTTTACGTGTTGAAGAATTATATCCATTCCCATCACAAAAATTATCAGATATTATTGCAAAATATCCAAACGCAAAAGAAATCGTTTGGGTACAAGAAGAACCTAAAAACCAAGGTCCATGGAAATATGCTTTAGAATATTTACTTGAAGTGGCAAAT
Coding sequences:
- a CDS encoding 2-oxoglutarate dehydrogenase E1 component, producing the protein MSNNVLYAGSPWSAFSGPNLGYVMEQYELFLQSPEEVDPDLIALFQQFGAPTIEGGTTETEGAANVPTANLTKVFAAVQLADAIRSYGHLAADVYPLKDRQLDNSRIDVASYGLTEADLVGMPATLFFNNVPASVSNGKQAIDYLRAIYTGKAGFEYSHVDNKIEREWLQSKIESGIVNSSLTTEEKKAILERLTRVEDFERFIHKTFVGQKRFSIEGLDTLVVLLDEIVKAADEDKMKYLQIGMAHRGRLNVLTHVVNKPYDMMFSDFAHVPNDFFFPKDGSLEISKGWTGDVKYHMGATHTKNSGMKVKLAYNPSHLEVVSPIITGSTRAAQEDTTSSGTPKFDPSKALAVLVHGDAAFAGEGIVQETFNYANTNGFTTGGSIHIISNNMIGFTTEHYDSRSTHYSSDVAKGYGVPVIHVNADDPEAVVQVARIAFEYRQIFGKDILIDLIGFRRFGHNETDDPTVTNPSTYLIVAKHPTVRASYGERLATEGIVTAEEVKNLDDQIYAEMQASYDHVKEVGAENGHFEVEMPEELKSGYPEVDTTITKEDLKQINQDLLAWPESFEPQNKLAKILNKRVDAIESGKIDWGHAETLAFAGILRDGNPIRITGQDAQRGTFSQRHLVLHDKNNGSEYTPLHHISGSNASFAVYNSPLTEAAIVGYEYGYNLENEKALSIWEAQFGDFANMAQIMFDNFISAARSKWGQKSGLVLLLPNGIEGQGPEHSSARIERYLQLSAENNWIVANCSTAGNYFHLIRRQAKMLGTEGVRPLVVTSPKSLLRHPLAAATIEQLSEGKFEEVIEQPGLGTAPKKVERIVIGSGKVMIDLADRVKEGEGYEKLHILRVEELYPFPSQKLSDIIAKYPNAKEIVWVQEEPKNQGPWKYALEYLLEVANGKKLSYVGRPEMSSTSEGDMDSHKVAQAKVIDEALAIK